A region of Campylobacter armoricus DNA encodes the following proteins:
- a CDS encoding ferritin-like domain-containing protein: MKRNFFIDLEKILYKKDIFEKIQDFNEFYENFKTNLYDFDHTHKAIICENSQVKILHPMKIRRPKEANSTLSLAKILHSVAHIEYSAINLALDASYRFKNLPLKFYQDWLEVANEEIKHFLLLEKTLNELGFKYGDFYAHDNLEKALFLTKDNLAHRMGIVHRGLEAKGLDANPFVLKKLNTTNHPIKSLFNEIFTIILNDEIKHVNKGNFWWNYAKNENENYINLCKIYKDFNLLGKIYNKTARIQAGFKEIELKELDDFYNKK, translated from the coding sequence ATGAAAAGAAATTTTTTTATAGATTTAGAAAAAATTTTATATAAAAAAGATATTTTCGAAAAAATTCAAGATTTTAATGAATTTTATGAAAATTTTAAAACTAATTTATATGATTTTGATCATACACACAAAGCTATCATTTGTGAAAACTCACAAGTTAAAATCCTTCATCCTATGAAAATAAGGCGTCCAAAAGAAGCAAATAGCACTTTATCTTTAGCTAAAATCTTACATTCAGTCGCACATATAGAATATAGTGCTATAAATTTAGCTTTAGATGCTAGTTATAGGTTTAAAAACTTACCATTGAAATTTTATCAAGATTGGCTTGAGGTGGCCAATGAGGAAATCAAACATTTTTTACTTTTAGAAAAAACTTTAAATGAGTTAGGTTTTAAATATGGAGATTTTTATGCACATGATAATCTTGAAAAAGCCTTATTTTTAACTAAAGATAATCTTGCTCATAGAATGGGTATAGTTCATAGAGGACTTGAGGCAAAAGGACTTGATGCTAATCCTTTTGTTTTAAAAAAACTAAATACAACAAATCATCCCATAAAAAGTTTATTTAACGAGATTTTTACCATTATATTAAATGATGAAATAAAACATGTAAATAAAGGTAATTTTTGGTGGAATTATGCAAAAAACGAAAATGAAAATTATATAAATCTTTGCAAAATATATAAAGATTTTAACCTTTTGGGGAAAATATATAATAAAACAGCTAGAATTCAAGCTGGTTTTAAAGAAATAGAGCTTAAAGAATTAGATGATTTTTATAATAAAAAATAA